A window of the Dictyostelium discoideum AX4 chromosome 4 chromosome, whole genome shotgun sequence genome harbors these coding sequences:
- the alrF gene encoding aldo-keto reductase encodes MNNNNNNNNENENFIILNELNLNPIKMPMLGIGTFKLNDIENIIKVGLENGYRRIDTASMYNNEERIGKVLNEMVTKNDGLDGKKIKREDLFITSKCSFMEQGYENALKAFESSLKKLQLDYLDCYLIHWPGVKGLDGSDSGNSIQRAQTWRALEKLYQDKKVRSIGVSNYTINHLTELLSSPNLQIKPAINQVEFHPLNFQKDLLEFCKNNKIILESYGSLAGGRLLNNESVKEFAKKVGRTPSQLLLRYCLEHNCPVIPKTENVHRLIENQMILDFTLSDDIVNSLDKLNKDQRFYMNPNSVI; translated from the exons atgaataataataataataataataatgaaaatgaaaattttataattttaaatgaattaaatttaaatccaattaaaATGCCAATGTTAGGAATTGgaacatttaaattaaatgatattgaaaatattattaaagttGGTTTAGAGAATGGTTATAGACGTATTGATACAGCATCAAtgtataataatgaagaaagaATTGGTAAAGTATTAAATGAAATGGTTACAAAGAATGATGGATTAGATggtaaaaagataaaaagagaagatttatttataacTAGTAAATGTAGTTTTATGGAGCAAGGTTATGAAAATGCTTTAAAAGCATTTGAATCATCTTTGAAAAAGTTACAATTGGATTATTTAGattgttatttaattcattggCCTGGTGTAAAAGGATTGGATGGTAGTGATAGTGGTAATTCAATTCAACGAGCTCAAACCTGGAGAGCTCTAGAGAAACTATATCAAGATAAAAAAGTACGTTCAATTGGTGTTTCAAATTATACAATCAATCATTTAACTGAACttttatcatcaccaaatttacaaataaaaccAGCAATAAATCAAGTTGAATTTCATcctttaaattttcaaaaagatttattagaattttgtaaaaataataaaataattttagaaaGTTATGGAAGTTTAGCTGGTGGTAGA ttattaaataatgaaagtgTTAAAGAATTTGCAAAAAAAGTTGGAAGAACACCatcacaattattattaagatATTGTTTAGAACACAATTGCCCTGTAATTCCAAAAACTGAAAATGTTCATAGAttgattgaaaatcaaatgatcTTAGATTTCACTCTATCTGATGATATAGTTAATAGTTtggataaattaaataaagatcaAAGATTTTATATGAATCCAAATTctgtaatttaa
- the alrE gene encoding aldo-keto reductase, translated as MSESIKSTIQLNNGIKIPVIGLGTYLTDDSDIEKSVRSAIEQGYRHIDTASYYKNEKKIGDTIKELIKEGKVKREELFITTKVGTWQHGYENALKAFQESLEKLQLDYLDCYLIHYPGTYSEIPKGESMSSLRSQTWKALEKLYDDGKVRSIGVSNYAISHLHELLSNCRIKPVMNQVEFHPYLFQEELLNYCKSNGIVLEAYGSLSGGNEILTEPVVLEISKQLSKSPAQVLLKWAIQNGLVVIPKSIKPERVYENSNLDFTISNEDIQKLNHLNKNKRFYWDPSNVN; from the exons atgtcaGAATctattaaatcaacaattcaattaaataatggtatTAAAATTCCAGTTATCGGATTAGGAACTTATTTAACCGATGATagtgatattgaaaaatctGTAAGATCTGCAATTGAACAAG gtTATAGACATATTGATACAGCAtcttattataaaaatgaaaaaaagattggtgatacaattaaagaattaattaaagaaggTAAAGTAAAGAGAGAggaattatttattacaacCAAAGTTGGTACTTGGCAACATGGATATGAGAATGCATTGAAAGCATTTCAAGAATCATTAGAGAAATTACAATTGGATTATTTAGattgttatttaattcattaccCAGGCACATATAGTGAAATACCTAAAGGTGAAAGCATGAGTTCACTACGTTCTCAAACTTGGAAAGCTTTGGAGAAACTTTACGACGATGGTAAAGTTCGTTCTATCGGTGTTTCCAACTACGCCATATCGCACTTACATGAACTATTATCAAATTGTAGAATTAAACCAGTGATGAATCAAGTCGAGTTCCATCCATACCTTTTCCAAGAGGAGCTTTTAAATTACTGTAAATCAAATGGCATCGTATTGGAGGCTTATGGCAGTCTCTCTGGTGGTAATGAGATCTTAACTGAGCCTGTAGTATTggaaatttcaaaacaacTTTCAAAATCACCTGCTCAAGTCTTATTGAAATGGGCTATTCAAAATGGTTTAGTCGTTattccaaaatcaattaaacctGAAAGAGTatatgaaaattcaaatttagattttacaatttcaaatgaagatattcaaaaattaaatcatttaaataaaaataaaagattttattggGACCCAAGTAATGTTaactaa
- the alrD gene encoding aldo-keto reductase encodes MNIKSKIKLNNGIEMPLFGIGTYQIKSIDMERVLREAIIDNGYILIDTASSYRQEEAIGDCLKKIFEEGKIKREDLFITTKSSTSEHGYDKAIEACNNSLKRLQLDYVDLYLIHWPGQAGNQPSSPKNSEARAETWKAFQQLYKDKKVRSIGVSNYTINHLTELLSSPNLQIKPAVNQVEFHPFLYQKDLFEFCKKNHIILEAYSSLTRGEKLNDDLIVEYAKSLGKTRAQLMLRWALQKGIVVIPKSTNSERIKENCSLYDFEIPNEIMEKLDSMGNEKRICWDPTVVL; translated from the exons atgaatataaaatcaaaaattaaattaaataatggtatTGAAATGCCATTATTTGGTATTGGTACAtatcaaattaaatcaattgatatgGAAAGAGTTTTAAGAGAAgcaataattgataatggatatattttaattgatacaGCTTCATCTTATAGACAAGAGGAAGCGATTGgtgattgtttaaaaaagatatttgaAGAAGGTAAAATAAAGAGAgaagatttatttattactacGAAATCAAGTACAAGTGAACATGGTTATGATAAAGCAATTGAAGCATGTAATAACTCTTTAAAGAGATTACAATTGGATTACGTtgatctttatttaattcattggCCTGGTCAAGCTGGTAATCAACCTTCTTCACCAAAGAATTCAGAAGCTCGTGCTGAAACTTGGAAAGCATTTCAACAATTATACAAAGATAAAAAAGTACGTTCAATTGGTGTTTCAAATTATACAATCAATCATTTAACTGAACttttatcatcaccaaatttacaaattaaacCAGCTGTAAATCAAGTTGAATTTCATCCATTCTTATatcaaaaagatttatttgaattttgtaaaaaaaatcatataatTTTAGAAGCTTATTCTTCATTAACTCGTGGTGaa aaattaaatgatgatcTTATTGTAGAATATGCAAAATCTTTAGGTAAAACTAGAGCACAATTAATGCTTCGTTGGGCATTACAAAAAGGTATTGTAGTTAtaccaaaatcaacaaactcggaaagaattaaagaaaattgtTCATtatatgattttgaaattccaAATGAAATTATGGAAAAATTAGATTCTATGGGCaatgaaaaaagaatttgTTGGGATCCAACTGTagttctttaa
- the sfxn gene encoding tricarboxylate carrier family protein (Similar to MTC) yields MTSNSFPVFDGVSNKYDNNTFYGRYQNFRDITDPSTLFATEKDLSQSKTLLDNFKKGLVDPVKHSDELWKAKKILDSTIHPDTGKPIFLPFRVSAFLPINVIICAGLILPNASIGTTIFWQWINQSYNIALNHANRNASNTMSNKQILEAYASAVGISCSLAVGLGWGVNKLNIQNKTISSALRMMVPFTAVTSAGIANVLIMRGNEMVNGIDIKDKDGVIHGKSKEAGKSAVYKVAFSRAATSFPALLLPPIVMGLFERTSFVKKYPKVRMPLNLAVIAAIFNTSLPAAIALFPQESTISADSLEPQFRNIKDKNGNIIKEFIYNKGL; encoded by the exons atgacatcAAATTCTTTTCCTGTATTTGACGGTg tTTCAAACaaatatgataataatacattttaTGGTAGATATCAAAATTTTAGAGATATTACTGATCCATCTACATTATTTGCAACAGAAAAAGATTTAAGTCAATCAAAAACATTAttagataattttaaaaaaggtttaGTTGACCCAGTAAAGCATTCAGATGAATTATGGAAAgcaaaaaaaa ttTTGGATTCAACAATTCATCCAGATACAGGTAAACCAATATTTTTACCATTTCGTGTTTCAGCatttttaccaattaatgTTATAATTTGTGCAGGtttaattttaccaaatgCATCAATTGGTACAACTATATTTTGGCAATGGATTAATCAATCATATAATATAGCATTAAATCATGCCAATAGAAATGCAAGTAATACAATgtcaaataaacaaattttagaAGCTTATGCAAGTGCAGTTGGTATCTCTTGTTCATTAGCAGTTGGTTTAGGTTGGGgtgtaaataaattaaatattcaaaataaaacaatctCAAGTGCTCTTAGAATGATGGTACCATTCACTGCTGTAACATCAGCTGGTATTgcaaatgttttaattatgAGAGGTAATGAAATGGt taatggtattgatattaaagataaagatggtGTAATTCATGGAAAGAGTAAAGAAGCAGGTAAATCAGCAGTTTATAAAGTTGCATTTTCAAGAGCAGCAACATCATTTCcagcattattattaccaccaattgTAATGGGATTATTTGAAAGAACttcatttgttaaaaaatatccaaaagTTAGAATGCCTTTAAATTTAGCAGTCATAGCAGCAATCTTTAATACATCTTTACCTGCCGCCATTGCTTTATTCCCACAAGAATCAACAATTTCTGCAGATTCATTAGAACCACAATTtagaaatattaaagataaaaatggtaatataattaaagaatttatttataataaaggtttataa
- a CDS encoding hypothetical protein (Q9RPT1 Rhamnolipids biosynthesis 3-oxoacyl-[acyl-carrier protein] reductase (EC 1.1.1.100) (3-ketoacyl-acyl carrier protein reductase)): protein MVSNLFQVKDKIILVTGGGSGIGYGISLGFVKNGAKVYICSRDFEKCKKTAEELTKIGPGKCIAIKADLSKLSDIKNLFEEFSKYEQSLDCLVNNSGANWGEELEKYPDQAWDKVMNLNVKAVFNTSVAALPFLRKNATSQDPSRIINIGSIDGIRVPRLETYAYSASKAALHQLTRTLADRLAPEHILVNAIAAGPFMSKMTKQTFTQFEDLVKSSVATGRFGNNEDLEGLLVFLTSRASTYITGAIIPLEGGVLIKSNL from the coding sequence atggtatcaaatttatttcaagttaaagataaaattatattagtTACTGGAGGTGGTAGTGGTATAGGATATGGTATTTCATTAGGATTTGTAAAGAATGGTGCAAAAGTTTATATTTGTTCAAGagattttgaaaaatgtAAGAAAACAGCAGAAGAATTAACAAAGATTGGACCAGGAAAATGTATAGCAATTAAAGCAGATTTATCGAAATTgagtgatattaaaaatttatttgaagaatTCTCAAAATATGAACAGTCATTGGATTGTTTAGTTAATAATTCAGGTGCAAATTGGGGTGAAGAATTAGAGAAATATCCAGACCAAGCATGGGATAAAGTTATGAATTTAAATGTTAAAGCTGTTTTTAATACAAGTGTTGCAGCATTACCATTCCTAAGAAAGAATGCAACCTCACAAGATCCTTcaagaattattaatattggttCAATCGATGGTATTAGAGTACCACGTTTAGAAACTTATGCTTATTCAGCAAGTAAAGCTGCCCTTCATCAGTTAACTAGAACTTTAGCCGATAGATTAGCACCTGAACATATTCTAGTCAATGCAATCGCTGCTGGTCCTTTTATGTCTAAAATGACTAAACAAACTTTTACACAATTTGAGGATTTGGTCAAATCTAGTGTTGCCACTGGTAgatttggtaataatgaagatCTTGAAGGTTTATTGGTATTTTTAACTTCAAGAGCTAGTACTTATATAACTGGTGCTATTATTCCTTTGGAAGGTggtgttttaattaaatcaaatctttaa
- the psmD13 gene encoding 26S proteasome non-ATPase regulatory subunit 13, whose protein sequence is MATYKPLEYLEHLKKIVPDLSDQINNIKDTYENKLWHQLTKQIEMIIISPQLLEKKELFNFYTNFIRDFENKLRPLSLVEICIAVARQFDTDESRKFIETISQKVKKDKSAYILTLSYIANMNLRSGVAEQLQDCKKTLELAKEELQGVTGLDTIVYSSFYRVSTDYHMAKSQASEFYKNALMYLSYCKLETISQEEQASLAYNLCIAALVGENVYGFGDLIANPILKALEGSQHNWLIAFLKAFNIGDIQQFEGLMSQHRDIISTQTAITNNMQKLRQKISILSLLELAFRTPSDKRSISFSKIAQATKLPLGEIEHLLMKSLSLNLIKGSIDQTVEIIHITWVTPRILDLNQINSMNNRIAEWTEKAKTSLRLVEDDTVDLVA, encoded by the exons ATGGCAACATATAAACCATTAGAATATTTagaacatttaaaaaagattgtaCCAGATCTCTCTGAtcaaatcaataatattaaagataCATATGAAAATAA ATTATGGCATCAATTaacaaaacaaattgaaatgaTTATCATTTCTCCACAATTATTGGAGAAAAAAgagttatttaatttttatacaaACTTTATCAGAGactttgaaaataaattaagacCATTAAGTTTAGTTGAAATTTGTATTGCTGTTGCAAGACAATTTG atACTGATGAAAGTAGAAAATTCATTGAAACTATTTCtcaaaaagttaaaaaagataaatcagCATACATTTTAACCTTATCATATATTGCAAATATGAATTTACGTTCAGGTGTTGCAGAACAATTACAAGATTGTAAAAAAACATTAGAATTAGCAAAAGAAGAATTACAAGGAGTCACTGGTTTAGATACAATTGTTTATTCTTCATTTTATCGTGTTTCAACTGATTATCATAtg gcAAAGAGTCAAGCAAgtgaattttataaaaatgcTTTAATGTACTTATCATACTGTAAATTAGAAACAATCTCTCAAGAAGAACAAGCAAGTCTTGCTTATAATTTATGTATTGCCGCTTTAGTTGGTGAAAATGTTTATGGTTTTGGTGATtta attgCAAATCCAATTCTTAAAGCATTAGAAGGATCACAACATAATTGGTTAATTGCATTTTTAAAGGCATTCAATATTGGTGATATTCAACAATTTGAAGGATTAATGTCACAACATCGTGATATTATTTCAACACAAACTGCAATCACAAATAATATGCAAAAATTAAGACAAAAGATATCGATTCTCTCTTTGTTAGAATTGGCTTTTAGAACACCATCTGACAAGagatcaatttcattttcaaagatTGCTCAAGCCACTAAATTACCATTAGGTGAGATTGAACATCTTTTAATGAAATCACtttcattaaatttgatCAAAGGTTCAATCGATCAAACTGTTGAAATCATTCACATCACTTGGGTCACTCCAAGAATTTTAGATCTTaatcaaatcaattcaatGAATAATAGAATCGCTGAATGGACTGAAAAAGCAAAAACTTCTTTAAGATTAGTTGAAGATGATACTGTTGATTTAGTTgcttaa